The region AAAGGTGTTTGATCGTCACCGTTTCTGAAACCGCGCGTAGAAGAATCCGTCGTGATCGGTGTTCTGGTCGAGTGCGCCGGCCCCCCCGCCGTGCGCGCCGCCCGGCAGCAGTTGGCCGGGCGCGTCCAATCGTACCGCATCTTCACAGGCCGCTTCAAACCAGCGGGCCTGCAATTCGCCCTCCTCGGGGAAGATCGAACATGTCACATAGAGCAGCTCGCCGCCCGGTTTCAAGAGCGGCCACAGCGCGGTCAGGATGCGGCGCTGTTCCGCGACGAGCGCCGCGATGTCGGCTTCGCGGCGCAGCCAGCGAATGTCGGGATGGCGGCGTACGATGCCCGACGCCGAGCACGGCACGTCGGCCAGGATCCGGTCGAACGGACGGCCGTCGTGCCACGCGTGCGGCGCGCCCGCGTCGCCGACTCGGACGTCGGCGGTGAGCGACAGGCGCGAGAGATTCTCGCCGATACGCGCCGCGCGCGATGCGTCGCTTTCGAGCGCAACGACTTCCGCATCGGCGAGTTCCAGGATGTGACCGGTCTTGCCGCCGGGCGCCGCGCACGCATCGAGCACGCGCATGCCGTCGCGCGCACCGAGCCATTCGGCCGCGCATTGCGCGCCGGCGTCCTGCACCGACACGATGCCGTCGGCGAAGCCCGGAATGCGTTCGACCGGCATCGCCGATGCGAGCCGCACCGCGTGGCGGCCGATCGCCGTCGCGTCGATCCCGCTCGCGCGCAGCGTGTCGAGATACGCGTCGACACTCGCGCGGCGTGCGTTCACGCGCAGGGTCAGCGGGCCCTGGCGCTCGCCTGCAGCGAGAATCGCGTGCCATGCATCGGGCCATGCGCGCTTCACC is a window of Burkholderia latens DNA encoding:
- the rsmB gene encoding 16S rRNA (cytosine(967)-C(5))-methyltransferase RsmB is translated as MTRTRSSAQSSSGRPARLSALHLAPDSLGFALDSAAQAVDAVRRGTALPAALAAVFAQMPAGAQALARGATQDVAYRTMRRLGSADWLIGRLVSKAPPAHVHAVLAGALALLLDPEDAAAYPAFTIVDQAVTVIGARRAHAFAKGLVNAVLRRFQRERDTLVAAMQDDPVARWNYRPWWIDAVKRAWPDAWHAILAAGERQGPLTLRVNARRASVDAYLDTLRASGIDATAIGRHAVRLASAMPVERIPGFADGIVSVQDAGAQCAAEWLGARDGMRVLDACAAPGGKTGHILELADAEVVALESDASRAARIGENLSRLSLTADVRVGDAGAPHAWHDGRPFDRILADVPCSASGIVRRHPDIRWLRREADIAALVAEQRRILTALWPLLKPGGELLYVTCSIFPEEGELQARWFEAACEDAVRLDAPGQLLPGGAHGGGAGALDQNTDHDGFFYARFQKR